In Paraburkholderia acidisoli, one DNA window encodes the following:
- a CDS encoding ATP-binding protein codes for MNGHAIRHRLSLVVLACVVVVWLAALYGCFRHASREVQEWGDGRLVEYASFIAALDTTDLARFTQTPPSAQFEVSTPNAPAAVQSQWDEDASPRDILFQVLDRSGKSIASSLPAAAAAFTTPVLGAPPRNVEIQGVAWRFYAYRDETSGRIVRVMETANTRSDLVTGTAWQIVWPLLVALPVLAVVLWLAIGRSLVPLRTLSATIRARDAKSLTPLGIAAVPVEVKALVDAIDQLLAQLRQSLVRERAFTADAAHELKTPLAAIKVQAQVALSVDDPAMQRLAMQRVVQGVDRSARLAEQLLLLARLDEHERIPARAVDLRESIDDAIARHAAHAHDKGIALRAHVQSERAIDADPVLIGILLDNLVDNAIKYGVHQGHVEVSLCERGEMQCLAVRDDGPGVAAADLARLTDRFYRASGAQSPGSGLGLSIVERIANYFNGAMTLGPGNDGRGLGVVIEFAALHDGPGGEAGAHAPHRPTRMAHGDTAAT; via the coding sequence ATGAACGGCCACGCCATTCGTCATCGGCTCTCGCTCGTGGTGCTCGCGTGCGTGGTCGTGGTCTGGCTCGCGGCGCTGTACGGCTGCTTTCGCCATGCGTCGCGCGAAGTGCAGGAATGGGGCGACGGCCGGCTCGTGGAATACGCGAGCTTCATCGCCGCGCTCGACACCACCGACCTCGCGCGCTTCACGCAAACGCCGCCGAGCGCGCAATTCGAGGTGTCCACGCCGAACGCGCCCGCCGCCGTGCAGTCGCAATGGGACGAAGACGCCTCGCCGCGCGACATCCTCTTTCAGGTGCTCGACCGCAGCGGCAAGAGCATTGCATCGAGCCTGCCCGCCGCCGCTGCCGCGTTCACGACACCCGTGCTCGGCGCGCCGCCGCGCAACGTGGAAATCCAGGGCGTGGCGTGGCGCTTCTATGCGTATCGCGACGAGACGAGCGGCCGCATCGTGCGTGTGATGGAAACCGCCAACACGCGCAGCGATCTCGTCACGGGCACGGCGTGGCAGATCGTCTGGCCGCTGCTCGTCGCGTTGCCCGTGCTCGCGGTCGTGCTGTGGCTCGCCATTGGCCGCAGTCTCGTGCCGCTGCGCACGCTCTCCGCAACCATCCGCGCGCGCGACGCGAAGTCGCTCACGCCGCTTGGCATTGCCGCCGTGCCCGTGGAAGTGAAAGCGCTCGTGGACGCCATCGACCAGTTGCTCGCGCAATTACGCCAGTCGCTCGTGCGCGAGCGCGCCTTCACCGCCGACGCCGCGCACGAACTCAAAACGCCGCTCGCCGCGATCAAGGTGCAGGCGCAAGTCGCGCTTTCCGTCGACGATCCCGCCATGCAGCGCCTCGCCATGCAGCGCGTGGTGCAAGGCGTCGACCGCAGCGCGCGCCTCGCCGAACAACTGCTGTTGCTCGCGCGGCTCGACGAGCACGAGCGCATTCCCGCGCGCGCCGTGGACCTTCGTGAATCGATCGACGACGCCATCGCGCGGCACGCCGCGCATGCGCACGACAAGGGCATCGCGTTGCGCGCGCACGTGCAGTCCGAACGCGCCATCGACGCGGACCCGGTCCTGATCGGCATCCTGCTCGACAACCTCGTCGACAACGCCATCAAGTACGGCGTGCACCAGGGCCATGTGGAAGTGTCGCTGTGCGAGCGCGGCGAGATGCAATGCCTCGCCGTGCGCGACGACGGGCCGGGCGTGGCCGCCGCCGATCTCGCGCGCCTCACCGACCGCTTCTATCGTGCGAGCGGCGCACAATCGCCGGGCAGCGGGCTGGGATTGTCGATCGTCGAACGCATCGCCAATTACTTCAATGGCGCGATGACGCTCGGCCCCGGCAACGACGGACGCGGCCTTGGCGTGGTAATCGAATTCGCGGCGCTGCACGACGGGCCCGGGGGCGAAGCCGGCGCGCACGCCCCGCATCGCCCAACCCGGATGGCGCACGGCGACACCGCGGCGACCTGA
- a CDS encoding DUF4118 domain-containing protein yields the protein MEIRNARHWAPRGAQRWYIAAGVLIVASAIRLALHPVLGPVMPATVFYIAAALVEYFCGLAPALAVMCMGLGIADYLFVPPYVNFTHFDRRDAILLVSYPLVTIIVITLIERLRREQFRALLLASVAQSRYEMLLRHDNERALARRAGDETHRLLRHLAQYHSGFILIKALERNAVQRSAVSKGGAAVLLQASEVEPGPLFDAVHPEDVQRLNNALWPGSHRVRLRDANDSEHRLINCICERFTTHAGDFLVLRTES from the coding sequence ATGGAAATCCGCAATGCCCGTCACTGGGCGCCGCGCGGTGCGCAACGCTGGTACATCGCAGCGGGCGTGCTGATTGTCGCGAGCGCCATTCGCCTTGCGCTGCATCCGGTGCTCGGCCCCGTCATGCCGGCCACGGTGTTCTATATCGCGGCCGCACTCGTCGAATATTTTTGCGGTCTGGCCCCGGCTTTGGCGGTGATGTGCATGGGGCTCGGGATCGCCGATTATCTGTTCGTACCCCCGTACGTAAATTTTACTCATTTCGATCGGCGCGACGCCATTCTGCTCGTGTCGTATCCGCTCGTCACGATCATCGTCATCACGCTGATCGAGCGCTTGCGGCGCGAACAGTTTCGCGCGTTGCTGCTCGCCTCGGTGGCGCAGTCGCGCTACGAAATGCTGCTGCGTCACGACAACGAGCGCGCACTCGCGCGCCGCGCCGGCGACGAAACGCACCGGCTGTTGCGTCATCTCGCGCAATATCACAGCGGCTTCATTCTCATCAAGGCGCTCGAACGCAATGCGGTGCAGCGCTCGGCCGTGAGCAAGGGCGGCGCCGCCGTGTTGCTGCAGGCGAGCGAAGTGGAACCGGGCCCGTTGTTCGATGCCGTGCATCCCGAAGACGTGCAGCGGCTGAACAACGCGTTGTGGCCCGGCAGCCATCGTGTGCGCCTGCGCGACGCGAACGACAGCGAGCATCGCTTGATCAATTGCATCTGCGAGCGATTCACGACTCACGCGGGCGATTTCCTCGTCCTGCGCACGGAGAGCTGA
- a CDS encoding MipA/OmpV family protein, translated as MTSLFTVPAASCWSARVPKSSVIAGAMLLAAFQSAYADSTDSADSTGATSSASSTTASSTSGSGSTASDWKVAIGPGVYLAPQYPGARRLKAYPFPALDISWRDRIFSQGPDVLGINVLTNENYHVGASLSFDFQSRKASDDPHLRGLGDVDDGPKLRLFADYTWWAFTGAAAVYQDISSNGQGMTASVDLYASLPLTGWLFSVGPGLTWANAVYTRTLFGVSPNQSAASGLPQYSTGSGVRDLHLTFYATHDFSKHWVGTVNATLGRLQHYAAGSPITERRRELTTFASLDYRF; from the coding sequence ATGACTAGTTTGTTCACCGTGCCTGCCGCTTCGTGCTGGAGCGCGCGCGTGCCTAAATCCAGCGTGATCGCGGGCGCGATGCTGCTCGCGGCGTTTCAATCCGCCTACGCCGACTCCACGGATTCCGCCGATTCGACCGGCGCGACGAGTTCGGCGAGTTCGACCACCGCGAGCAGTACGAGCGGCTCGGGCAGTACCGCGTCGGACTGGAAAGTGGCGATTGGCCCGGGCGTGTATCTCGCGCCGCAGTATCCGGGCGCGCGGCGTCTCAAGGCGTATCCGTTTCCGGCGCTCGATATTTCCTGGCGCGACCGCATCTTCTCGCAAGGCCCGGACGTGCTCGGCATCAACGTGCTGACGAACGAGAACTATCACGTGGGTGCCTCGCTGAGCTTTGACTTCCAGTCGCGCAAGGCGTCGGACGACCCGCATCTGCGCGGTCTCGGCGATGTGGACGACGGCCCGAAGCTACGCCTGTTCGCCGATTACACCTGGTGGGCGTTCACGGGCGCCGCGGCGGTCTATCAGGACATCAGTTCGAACGGTCAGGGCATGACGGCGAGCGTCGACCTGTATGCGTCCTTGCCGCTCACGGGCTGGCTGTTTTCGGTGGGGCCGGGTCTCACGTGGGCGAACGCGGTCTACACGCGCACGCTGTTCGGCGTCTCGCCGAACCAGAGCGCGGCCTCGGGCTTGCCGCAGTATTCGACCGGCTCGGGCGTGCGCGACCTGCATCTCACGTTCTACGCAACGCACGACTTCTCGAAGCACTGGGTGGGCACCGTCAACGCCACGCTCGGGCGCTTGCAGCACTACGCGGCGGGCAGCCCGATCACCGAGCGCCGGCGCGAATTGACCACCTTCGCGTCGCTCGATTACCGCTTCTGA
- a CDS encoding alpha/beta hydrolase, which produces MATIELDAASATTQAAPPAHSARFFSEGDGHAVLLLHGLSSSPLELRYLARYLQKEGFTVCAPVIEGYSAGSPVQTMEQWVEGAVREYDALAARYERVSVCGLSIGGALALRVIRERPSAQSLVLLSLTLAYDGWAIPWYRFVLDLAYYTPLRHRYSYREAEPFGLRNEALRSKIARAMQRNAFSEVGPSTISLPALHEALRLGRSARKHLDAVENDALIVHAIDDETSSPRNPRYVIDHLGSAFLRTVWLDDSYHMITSDNEREIVARETALFLRESEVARGSQDAQSQPVVSKALARRLRQLASVGRSKT; this is translated from the coding sequence ATGGCGACGATCGAACTCGACGCCGCGAGCGCCACGACGCAGGCCGCGCCGCCCGCGCATTCCGCGCGCTTTTTCAGCGAAGGCGACGGCCACGCCGTGTTGCTGCTGCACGGGCTTTCCAGCTCGCCGCTGGAACTGCGCTATCTCGCGCGCTATCTGCAGAAAGAAGGCTTTACGGTGTGTGCGCCCGTGATCGAGGGCTATAGCGCCGGTTCGCCCGTGCAGACCATGGAGCAGTGGGTCGAAGGCGCGGTGCGCGAATACGACGCGCTGGCGGCGCGCTACGAGCGCGTTTCCGTGTGCGGGCTGTCGATCGGTGGCGCGCTCGCGCTGCGCGTGATTCGCGAGCGCCCCAGCGCGCAGTCGCTCGTGTTGCTCTCGCTCACGCTCGCGTACGACGGCTGGGCGATTCCGTGGTACCGCTTCGTGCTCGATCTCGCCTATTACACGCCGCTGCGGCACCGCTATTCGTATCGCGAGGCTGAACCGTTCGGATTGCGAAACGAAGCGCTGCGCTCGAAAATCGCCCGCGCGATGCAGCGCAATGCCTTCAGCGAAGTGGGACCCTCCACGATCTCGCTGCCTGCGTTGCACGAAGCGCTGCGGCTCGGGCGTTCGGCGCGCAAGCACCTCGACGCGGTCGAAAACGACGCGCTCATCGTTCACGCTATCGACGACGAAACCTCGAGCCCGCGCAATCCGCGCTACGTGATCGACCATCTGGGCTCGGCGTTTTTGCGTACGGTGTGGCTCGACGACTCCTATCACATGATTACCTCCGACAACGAACGCGAGATCGTCGCGCGCGAAACCGCGCTGTTCCTGCGCGAAAGCGAAGTCGCGCGCGGCAGCCAGGATGCCCAGAGCCAACCCGTGGTGTCGAAGGCGCTCGCGCGCCGTTTGCGACAACTGGCCAGCGTGGGGCGAAGCAAGACGTGA
- a CDS encoding TRAP transporter substrate-binding protein — translation MTKTVRNSRTAMTVLAASLALMAGAAHARVFRVADVHSDTFPTNMAVKFMGEEINKATNGKDSVKVFGNSALGSENDTIDQVRIGALDMVRANGAAFNEIVPESMIPSLPFLFRDINHFRKVMYGPEGQKILDAFKAKGMIALTFYESGARSIYAKRPIKSPADMKGLKVRVQPSDLMVDEIKAMGGTPTPMPFAEVYTGLKTGLVDAAENNLPSYEETKHYEVAPDFSETEHAMTPEVLVFSKKVWDTLTPQEQDAIRKAAADSVPYYVKLWTAREDNAGKAVQKGGATLIPASQVDRAAFVKAMQPVWTKYEKTPEMKKIVDEIQAIQ, via the coding sequence ATGACAAAGACCGTTCGCAATTCCCGTACTGCAATGACCGTGCTGGCCGCTTCGCTGGCGCTGATGGCCGGCGCCGCGCACGCGCGCGTGTTCCGCGTGGCCGACGTGCATAGCGACACCTTCCCGACCAACATGGCCGTCAAGTTCATGGGCGAGGAAATCAACAAGGCGACCAATGGTAAGGATTCCGTAAAAGTGTTCGGCAATAGCGCACTCGGCTCGGAAAACGACACGATCGATCAGGTGCGCATTGGCGCGCTCGACATGGTGCGGGCGAACGGCGCGGCGTTCAACGAGATCGTGCCCGAGTCGATGATTCCCTCGCTGCCGTTCCTGTTTCGCGACATCAACCATTTCCGCAAGGTGATGTACGGCCCCGAAGGCCAGAAGATTCTCGACGCGTTCAAGGCCAAGGGCATGATCGCGCTGACCTTCTACGAAAGCGGCGCGCGCTCGATCTACGCGAAGCGTCCGATCAAGTCGCCGGCCGACATGAAAGGACTGAAGGTGCGCGTGCAGCCTTCCGACCTGATGGTCGACGAGATCAAGGCCATGGGCGGCACGCCTACGCCCATGCCGTTCGCCGAGGTCTACACGGGCCTCAAGACCGGTCTGGTCGATGCCGCGGAAAACAATTTGCCGTCGTACGAAGAAACCAAGCACTACGAAGTCGCGCCCGACTTCTCCGAAACCGAACACGCGATGACGCCCGAAGTGCTGGTGTTCTCGAAGAAGGTCTGGGACACGCTCACGCCGCAAGAGCAGGACGCGATCAGGAAGGCCGCCGCCGATTCAGTGCCGTACTACGTGAAGCTCTGGACCGCGCGCGAGGACAACGCGGGCAAGGCGGTGCAGAAGGGCGGCGCGACCCTCATTCCGGCTTCGCAAGTCGATCGCGCGGCGTTCGTGAAGGCGATGCAGCCGGTGTGGACGAAGTACGAGAAGACGCCGGAGATGAAGAAGATCGTCGACGAAATTCAGGCCATCCAGTAA
- a CDS encoding porin encodes MSRQHSRLKSVVVGVAITGAAPAFAQSSVTLYGIIDTGIGWQSSQTSLGSTTGGQSAVKMINGVWAGSRFGLKGAEDLGGGTKAVFQLEEGFNSATGAQSTSGLMFNRQSYVGVTNASYGSLTAGRQYASYYQMLSPYSPTTWLTGFYGAHPGDLDGLDTIYRANNTLLYTSPKIAGFTFSGSYSLGGVAGSFNRGSTWSAAGQYAMGPVGLAVGFSRINNSTLGGGAFGADSTTSSAGGQAGISAVTNGYQSAQAQQRLAVGAGYTFNSQFDISATYSNVQYLPGTGSAFRDTAIFNTGGVVLHWKPATTWDFAAGYSYTRATKANGITSSAQYQQFNLSQYYTLSKRTGLYALEAYQRANGQTLAPSTSGGTHVIGATATLGDGFNSTPSSSRSMVGVGAGIIHRF; translated from the coding sequence ATGTCGAGGCAACACAGCCGTCTGAAGTCCGTCGTGGTGGGGGTGGCGATCACGGGCGCCGCGCCCGCGTTCGCGCAGAGCAGCGTCACGCTGTACGGGATCATCGACACCGGCATTGGCTGGCAATCGAGCCAGACCTCGCTCGGTTCGACCACCGGTGGGCAGTCGGCGGTCAAGATGATCAACGGCGTGTGGGCCGGCAGCCGCTTCGGCCTCAAAGGCGCGGAAGACCTGGGCGGCGGCACCAAAGCCGTGTTCCAGCTCGAAGAAGGCTTCAACAGCGCAACCGGCGCGCAATCCACGAGCGGCCTGATGTTCAATCGCCAGTCGTACGTGGGCGTGACCAACGCGAGCTACGGTTCGCTCACGGCGGGCCGCCAGTACGCCTCGTACTACCAGATGCTTTCGCCCTACAGCCCGACCACGTGGCTCACTGGCTTCTACGGCGCGCATCCGGGCGACCTCGACGGCCTCGACACCATCTATCGCGCGAACAACACGCTGCTCTACACCTCGCCGAAGATCGCGGGCTTCACATTCAGCGGCTCGTATTCGCTGGGCGGCGTGGCAGGCAGTTTCAATCGCGGCTCCACGTGGTCGGCGGCGGGGCAGTACGCCATGGGCCCGGTCGGCCTCGCGGTGGGCTTCTCGCGCATCAACAACTCCACGCTCGGCGGCGGCGCGTTCGGCGCGGATTCCACCACCTCGAGTGCGGGCGGCCAGGCCGGCATCTCGGCCGTGACCAACGGCTATCAGTCGGCCCAGGCGCAGCAGCGTCTCGCGGTGGGCGCGGGCTACACGTTCAACAGCCAGTTCGACATCTCGGCCACGTATTCGAACGTGCAGTACCTGCCCGGCACGGGTTCGGCGTTCCGCGACACGGCCATCTTCAACACGGGCGGCGTGGTGCTGCACTGGAAGCCGGCCACCACGTGGGACTTCGCGGCAGGCTACAGCTACACGCGCGCGACCAAAGCCAACGGCATCACGAGCAGCGCCCAGTATCAGCAGTTCAATCTCTCGCAGTACTACACGCTCTCGAAGCGCACGGGCCTGTATGCGCTCGAAGCGTATCAGCGCGCGAACGGCCAGACGCTCGCGCCTTCCACGAGCGGCGGCACGCATGTCATTGGCGCGACGGCCACGCTCGGCGACGGCTTCAACAGCACGCCGTCGTCGTCGCGCAGCATGGTTGGCGTGGGCGCGGGCATCATCCACCGCTTCTAG
- a CDS encoding response regulator, whose amino-acid sequence MRILLVEDDDLIGSGLEMSLIQAGYSVDWKRDGYDASMALATDNYALLILDLGLPGRSGTDLLRSLREEGDDIPVLVLTARGTVADRVRGLDAGADDYLAKPFELTEVLARCRALVRRSQGRIQETIVWRDIEVDVTARVVTRHTEAVALTGKEWAILTQLVTHQGVPQTRTRLQDRLYGWNDGVESNTIEVHVSSLRKKLGADLIRTVRGVGYVIEKP is encoded by the coding sequence ATGCGCATTCTTCTCGTTGAAGACGATGACCTGATCGGAAGCGGGCTCGAAATGAGCCTGATTCAGGCCGGTTATAGCGTCGACTGGAAACGCGACGGTTATGACGCGTCCATGGCGCTCGCCACCGACAACTACGCGCTCCTGATCCTCGACCTTGGCCTGCCTGGCCGTTCGGGCACCGACCTCCTGCGCTCGCTGCGCGAAGAAGGCGACGACATTCCCGTGCTCGTGCTCACGGCGCGCGGCACGGTCGCCGACCGCGTGCGCGGACTCGACGCCGGCGCCGACGACTACCTCGCCAAGCCGTTCGAGCTGACCGAAGTCCTCGCGCGCTGCCGCGCATTGGTGCGGCGCTCGCAAGGCCGCATTCAGGAAACCATCGTCTGGCGCGACATCGAAGTGGACGTCACGGCGCGCGTGGTCACGCGCCACACGGAAGCCGTCGCGCTCACCGGCAAGGAGTGGGCGATCCTCACGCAGCTCGTCACGCATCAAGGCGTGCCGCAAACCAGGACGCGCCTGCAGGACCGGCTCTACGGCTGGAACGACGGCGTCGAGAGCAACACCATCGAAGTGCACGTGTCGAGCCTGCGCAAGAAGCTCGGCGCGGACCTCATCCGCACCGTGCGCGGCGTCGGCTACGTGATCGAAAAACCATGA
- a CDS encoding LacI family DNA-binding transcriptional regulator, translated as MKSVSPTIRDVAAMAGVSVATVSKYVNGTQRFTPAVEAKLKEAIERLGYRSNPLARSMITGRTRTIGVAVLDITNPHFTNVVKGANRVALQHDYTLLFVDTEENPARERSLIEALAPRVDGLLISSRISTEIGKWLLELGKPAVMLRRVPEVAIPSVGFDNRLATYMLVRHLLNLGHRRLAYLGFDAETINNERIEGARAALAEAGLALDVYDTHAPTAQGGEAACSRVMLGPKRPQAVICYNDLIALGFMKEAKTLGFSLPRDVSVAGIDNVPYGEYVEPRLTTIEGQSERMGEVAMQKLIDTLSGRTDIDNVMLEPRLVVRDSTAAASHG; from the coding sequence ATGAAAAGTGTTTCCCCGACGATTCGCGATGTCGCCGCCATGGCTGGCGTTTCGGTCGCGACCGTTTCGAAGTACGTCAACGGCACCCAGCGCTTCACGCCCGCGGTCGAGGCGAAGCTGAAAGAGGCGATCGAACGGCTCGGCTACCGCTCGAATCCGCTCGCGCGATCGATGATCACGGGGCGCACGCGCACCATCGGCGTGGCGGTCCTCGACATCACCAATCCGCATTTCACCAACGTGGTCAAGGGCGCGAACCGCGTCGCGCTGCAGCACGACTACACGCTGTTGTTCGTCGATACGGAAGAAAACCCGGCGCGCGAACGCTCGCTGATCGAGGCGCTCGCGCCGCGCGTGGACGGGCTGCTGATCAGCTCGCGCATTTCCACGGAAATCGGCAAATGGCTGCTCGAACTCGGCAAACCGGCCGTGATGCTGCGGCGCGTGCCGGAGGTGGCCATTCCCAGCGTGGGCTTCGACAACCGGCTCGCCACCTATATGCTCGTGCGCCATCTGCTCAACCTCGGGCACCGGCGCCTGGCATATCTGGGCTTCGACGCGGAAACGATCAATAACGAGCGCATCGAAGGCGCGCGCGCGGCGCTCGCCGAAGCGGGCCTCGCGCTCGACGTGTACGACACGCACGCGCCCACGGCGCAGGGCGGCGAGGCCGCGTGCTCGCGCGTAATGCTGGGTCCGAAGCGCCCGCAGGCGGTGATCTGCTACAACGACCTGATCGCGCTCGGCTTCATGAAGGAGGCGAAGACGCTCGGCTTTTCGCTACCGCGTGACGTGTCCGTGGCCGGCATCGACAACGTGCCTTACGGCGAATACGTCGAGCCGCGCCTGACCACCATCGAAGGCCAAAGCGAACGCATGGGCGAAGTGGCGATGCAAAAGCTCATCGACACGCTCTCGGGCCGCACCGACATCGACAACGTCATGCTCGAACCGCGCCTCGTCGTGCGCGACTCCACCGCCGCCGCGTCCCACGGCTGA
- a CDS encoding TRAP transporter large permease: MELAILSGSFLVLLAVGVPVSFSLGLACVLTYLYEGLPAATAMQSMISGMNAFSFLAVPFFIFSGELMLHGGIADRILRFAQAAVGHFRGGLGMANVVACTLFGGVSGSPSADTSAMGGVVIPLMKREGYSAAYAVNVTTHSSLAGALMPTSTNMIIYAFAAQGITGTLNGMPMSGVSIGDLLFSGLLPVLWVMGFVLVAAYWQARRFGYPMSADGSTRIQAFPGWLAVVRAFLGALPGLLVIAIILFCVARGIATATEAAAIAVVYSLALTVLVYRSMTRKLLFTALSRAAKTTGVVLLLIAVSNMLRYQMAYLEIPESIEHVLEHATTVPWLMLLYINIIQVFLGTFIDMAAHILITTPLFLPLAMHSGVGPVQFGIMILLNCALGLVHPPIGSVQFIGCAIGDVSIGDTTKVAWPYYLAIFSAINLVTYVPFFSTWLPSLINGHPVF, from the coding sequence ATGGAACTCGCCATTCTTTCCGGTAGTTTTCTGGTGCTGCTCGCGGTGGGCGTGCCGGTGTCGTTTTCGCTCGGCCTCGCATGCGTGCTCACGTATCTCTACGAGGGCTTGCCCGCGGCCACGGCAATGCAGTCGATGATCTCGGGCATGAACGCGTTCTCGTTTCTCGCGGTGCCGTTCTTCATCTTCTCGGGCGAACTGATGCTGCACGGTGGCATCGCCGACCGCATCCTGCGCTTCGCGCAAGCGGCCGTGGGGCATTTTCGCGGTGGCCTCGGCATGGCCAACGTCGTCGCGTGCACGCTGTTCGGCGGCGTTTCGGGTTCGCCTTCGGCCGATACCTCGGCCATGGGCGGCGTGGTCATTCCGTTGATGAAGCGCGAAGGCTACAGCGCCGCGTATGCGGTGAACGTGACCACGCATTCTTCGCTGGCGGGCGCGCTCATGCCCACGTCGACCAACATGATCATCTACGCGTTTGCCGCGCAGGGCATCACGGGCACGCTTAACGGCATGCCGATGAGCGGCGTGTCGATCGGCGACCTGCTGTTTTCGGGCTTGTTGCCGGTGCTGTGGGTGATGGGTTTCGTACTGGTCGCGGCTTACTGGCAGGCGCGCCGCTTCGGCTATCCGATGAGCGCCGACGGCAGCACGCGCATTCAGGCTTTCCCCGGCTGGCTCGCGGTGGTGCGCGCGTTTCTCGGCGCGCTGCCGGGCCTGCTCGTGATCGCGATCATCCTGTTCTGCGTGGCGCGCGGCATTGCCACGGCCACGGAGGCCGCCGCCATCGCCGTGGTGTATTCGCTCGCGCTGACCGTGCTGGTGTATCGCTCGATGACGCGCAAGCTGCTCTTCACGGCGCTCTCGCGCGCCGCGAAAACCACGGGCGTGGTGCTGCTGCTGATTGCCGTGTCGAACATGCTGCGCTACCAGATGGCGTATCTGGAGATTCCCGAGTCGATCGAGCACGTGCTCGAACACGCGACCACGGTGCCCTGGCTGATGCTGCTGTACATCAACATCATTCAGGTGTTTCTCGGCACGTTCATCGACATGGCCGCGCACATCCTGATCACGACGCCGCTGTTCCTGCCGCTCGCGATGCATAGCGGCGTGGGGCCGGTGCAGTTCGGCATCATGATCCTGCTGAATTGCGCGCTGGGGCTCGTGCATCCGCCCATCGGCTCGGTGCAGTTCATTGGTTGCGCGATCGGCGACGTGTCGATCGGCGATACGACCAAGGTGGCGTGGCCGTACTATCTCGCCATCTTCAGCGCGATCAATCTCGTCACCTACGTGCCGTTCTTCTCCACCTGGCTGCCGAGTCTGATCAACGGGCATCCGGTGTTCTGA
- a CDS encoding TRAP transporter small permease: MIEPKKALKATTSAAASRAHGEAAGPSRGLDGARAKAPGLRVLTRANDFLFHLLTILASVALAVLTVLVFYGVVMRYVFANAPDFVEPVALLLVIVIAMFGAALKVRERGHIGLDSLVKNLGPNGQRIAEAFQHACLIVLGAAIFYGCWEMADTTMDDRIAILGVPEALRYFIPIVASICIMSFSLEHLLMLFVGKTRESA; this comes from the coding sequence ATGATCGAACCGAAAAAGGCGCTCAAGGCAACGACGTCCGCCGCCGCTTCCCGTGCCCACGGCGAAGCGGCGGGGCCGTCGCGCGGCCTCGACGGCGCACGCGCGAAAGCGCCCGGCCTGCGCGTGCTCACGCGCGCGAACGACTTTCTTTTCCACCTGCTGACGATCCTCGCGTCCGTCGCGCTGGCCGTGCTCACGGTGCTGGTGTTCTACGGCGTCGTCATGCGCTACGTGTTCGCGAACGCGCCGGACTTCGTCGAGCCGGTCGCGCTCCTGCTCGTGATCGTCATCGCCATGTTCGGCGCGGCGCTCAAGGTGCGCGAACGCGGGCATATCGGCCTCGATTCGCTCGTGAAGAACCTCGGGCCCAACGGGCAGCGTATCGCCGAAGCGTTCCAGCATGCGTGCCTGATCGTGCTGGGCGCGGCGATCTTCTACGGCTGCTGGGAAATGGCCGACACCACCATGGACGACCGCATCGCGATTCTCGGCGTGCCCGAGGCGCTGCGCTATTTCATTCCCATCGTGGCCAGCATCTGCATCATGTCGTTCTCGCTCGAACATCTGCTGATGCTGTTCGTGGGCAAAACACGCGAAAGCGCTTGA